A genomic window from Puntigrus tetrazona isolate hp1 unplaced genomic scaffold, ASM1883169v1 S000000216, whole genome shotgun sequence includes:
- the LOC122333174 gene encoding proline-rich protein 5-like gives MVILRDKIRFYEGQKLLDSVAETWDFFFCDVLSTLQAIFYPVQGKEPSVRQLALLHFRNIITLNIKLDDALTRPRARVPPSIIQMLLVLQGVHESKGVSSDYLKLESLVQKVVCPYLGTQGLFSGDGSVVQSSCVLEKRLLRRWPRSGDSPAKNPVMRSKSYNMPVLMPVAEYDPESAAGVRRHSVCQMTSCAEEPDVCEDSSPPIGPESSPETLVDQVLESLDSDTEGIFIDFRRQCSSSSDFSRESESAA, from the exons ATGGTGATTCTGAGAGACAAGATTCGCTTTTATGAAG gtcAGAAGCTGCTGGATTCTGTGGCAGAAACGTGGGACTTCTTCTTCTGTGATGTTCTGTCCACGCTGCAGGCCATCTTCTACCCTGTTCAG ggtaAGGAGCCGTCCGTCCGTCAGCTGGCTCTGCTGCACTTCAGGAACATCATCACTCTCAACATAAAGCTGGATGATGCTCTGACTCGACCACGGGCTCGTGTACCACCCTCCATCATTCAGATGCTGCTCGtcctgcag GGCGTGCACGAGTCTAAAGGTGTGAGCAGCGATTACCTGAAGCTGGAGTCTCTGGTCCAGAAGGTGGTGTGTCCGTATCTGGGCACGCAGGGGCTGTTCTCGGGCGACGGCTCGGTGGTGCAGAGCTCGTGTGTTCTGG AGAAGCGTCTCCTGCGTCGATGGCCCCGCTCCGGAGACTCGCCCGCCAAGAACCCCGTGATGCGCTCCAAGAGCTACAACATGCCCGTGCTGATGCCGGTGGCTGAGTACGACCCCGAGAGCGCCGCCGGGGTCAGACGCCACTCTGTGTGTCAGATGACCTCCTGCGCCGAGGAGCCAGACGTCTGCGAGGACTCGTCTCCTCCCATCGGCCCCGAATCCAGCCCTGAGACCCTCGTGGACCAGGTCCTGGAGTCTTTGGACTCAGACACCGAGGGAATCTTCATCGACTTCCGCCGGCAGTGCTCCAGCTCGTCTGACTTCAGCCGGGAGAGTGAGAGCGCagcctga